In Juglans regia cultivar Chandler chromosome 13, Walnut 2.0, whole genome shotgun sequence, the following proteins share a genomic window:
- the LOC109010876 gene encoding transcription factor MYB106-like yields MGRCRCCEKGGLKKGPWTPEDDQKLLAYIEEHGQGSWRALPAKAGLQRCGKSCRLRWTNYLRPGIKRGKFSLQEEQTIILLHALLGNRWSAIATHLPKRTDNEIKNYWNTHLKKRLTKMGIDPMTHKPKTEALGSRRWDSKDAANLSHMAQWESARLEAEARLVRESKLLAVSNPIQQQVMISSAPVQNINKTLAQPALPPCLDVLKAWQELWSKSTGAGIFPVAGDDLESPTFKLNFSVNAFPIESTVALTENQVAAALDFAANSSVTCGVGIIKEVCEMPEELKERLDNTMSLQEMTYTTESAWFADPFRAMSESTPLSNIVEGFTDVLAYNCDDKNSLLAGDNIMENGDKTSCSGNFEENNNHYWNSILNLVNASSSGSPVFYSNK; encoded by the exons ATGGGCAGGTGTCGATGCTGCGAGAAGGGGGGGCTGAAGAAAGGGCCCTGGACCCCTGAGGATGACCAGAAGCTTTTGGCTTACATCGAAGAACATGGCCAGGGAAGCTGGCGAGCTTTGCCCGCAAAGGCTG GGCTTCAGAGATGTGGGAAGAGCTGTAGGCTGAGATGGACCAATTACCTCAGACCTGGTATCAAAAGAGGAAAGTTCAGCTTGCAGGAAGAACAGACCATCATTCTGCTTCATGCTCTTCTTGGGAACAG ATGGTCGGCCATTGCAACGCACTTGCCCAAGAGAACCGACAACGAGATTAAGAACTACTGGAACACACATCTTAAGAAAAGACTAACTAAAATGGGCATCGATCCCATGACCCACAAGCCCAAAACGGAAGCCCTCGGCTCCAGAAGATGGGACTCCAAAGACGCAGCAAATTTAAGCCACATGGCTCAGTGGGAGAGCGCAAGGCTCGAAGCCGAGGCCAGACTGGTAAGGGAGTCGAAGCTGCTTGCAGTGTCCAACCCTATTCAACAGCAGGTCATGATCTCCTCTGCTCCTGTTCAGAACATCAACAAAACCCTCGCTCAACCCGCACTGCCACCATGCCTTGACGTGCTCAAAGCATGGCAAGAGTTATGGTCAAAGTCAACGGGAGCGGGCATATTCCCAGTCGCCGGAGACGATCTTGAGTCTCCGACATTCAAGTTGAACTTCTCGGTGAACGCATTCCCCATCGAAAGTACTGTTGCGCTCACTGAAAACCAAGTGGCCGCAGCACTTGATTTCGCCGCCAATAGCTCGGTTACATGCGGAGTTGGGATTATCAAAGAAGTCTGTGAAATGCCAGAAGAACTCAAAGAAAGATTGGATAACACAATGTCATTGCAGGAAATGACGTACACCACGGAAAGTGCATGGTTTGCGGATCCCTTTAGGGCTATGAGTGAAAGCACGCCTCTCTCAAATATCGTGGAAGGTTTCACTGATGTCTTGGCCTATAACTGTGACGACAAGAACTCATTGTTGGCCGGAGACAACATTATGGAAAATGGAGATAAAACCAGCTGCAGCGGTAACTTTGAGGAGAATAATAATCATTACTGGAACAGCATACTCAATCTAGTGAATGCTTCGTCGTCTGGTTCTCCTGtgttttattctaataaataa